The Cardiocondyla obscurior isolate alpha-2009 linkage group LG16, Cobs3.1, whole genome shotgun sequence genome segment GTTCGGCTTTATcgttacgttttattaaaagcgCCCGGTAGCGCGTCTGCCGATTGCACTCTGCTGTCGTCGCAGCTGAGATCGCGATCCGACGAGCTCACCCTCGGCCGTGGAAATTGCTCGTCGCCGGAAATTGCGCGGACGATGCCGCCGTCACTTTCGACCATCCGCTTGAATTCGTTTCCCGGCAACTCCGTCTGTTTACGGGCGATCCGTACTGTTTTTCCGCCACCTCGCCGGCGCGTCGTAAACTGCTCCGTGCGATCGTACTCGCCAACGCGAGGCCGGCGTCGCGCTTTCCGCAGGATGCTGCGCCGCGCGTTCCCACGGAGATCACGCGGAAACGTCTGCGTCGCAGTCAAACTAGTTTTTTGAAGACAGCGAACAAACGTCTAACACGTATAATAAGATTTTACCGCGTGTCAGAATCGACGCTTCCGTTTTTTTTGGCGTAGACGAGCGGAAACCAATGTGATGCAACAAgaacgcgatatttttataagcatttaaatttttcattgatcGACGAGAATTATAataggttttattttatttatttattaatttttaatttttttatttgacgttagattttttaaatattttttttatgtcgttCTTGACTTTCTGATTTGGGAGAAAGACAAAAGATCGGTCAATCCAAGATCCGTGAATTAACGGGAGGGAATCAACAAGGACGGCCGTTGCGTTTTTTGCATCTCGAATGAGTGAAAACTGCGATCGCTGATCTCTCGAGCGTCCGTCGACGAGACCACGGTCGACCCGGCGTCACCGGGAGTCCTCTACGTCATTAAGCACACCGGTGCGACCGGTGTCTAATTAAGCGAGACGTTAAGTGGGGGCGTTCGATAAAGCGGGACCGTCCGATAAATTCAATTCGCCGGACAGCCGGTTAATACTCGACAGGACGAAGGAGACCCGAGGGGAGGTCAGGATAAACCGCGCGTTTTTCACGAAGATCTCGTTTCGCGGACAGAGAGGCGGAGGATGACGGACCGAGTCGAGAAATCGACGGCGATTCAGCAGACAAGAGAGACGGCGGCGAACGGGAGGGTTTGGACAAGGGGGTCGGAGGGGATCCGGCAGCGTGTCGAGCAGCGGAGATATGCAAACGTCTTGCCGTGCGATGGCTGGACATAACTCAGGCACACGTACGCGATGGGGTACGGGCGCACACGGCCGCGGTCGACTGAGGACACTATAAACCTCGATACCGGGCGAATAAAATCCCGGATTTACAGTCCTGATACCGAGCGAGAGACGGTCCCGTCCTGTCCCGTCCCGTCCCGTACCGTCCCGTCCTGTTTGTCGCTGTCGCACACGGTGTGGGTTGGCTCATCAGTGATGACCGTGTCCCGCAGTATCTTTCCCCTCGACACACACCGTGGACTCTGGTCGGTCCACCGACCGATCTCTCGGACCCGTACGGCGAGATGACGACAATTCGCCGACTTCTTCTCAAAGCGCGAAAATCGACACGTGGAGTAAATGTGCGAAGTCGCGGCGATTTCTTTGAAGGAACGCTCGAGCGATAAttgaataactttttttaattgcaaattcgGAAAATCGACACGTGATTTTATCTATTACCTGATAATCGATTATATTGTTaccgtttattaatttatatattttttttttgttacagttcgacgcagctgcatccactGCGGAAAACGAAAGTGTCTTCACcgtcgataattattaattaatacgaaccACAACCGGTTCGCCGGCCGTTACGAGAGTTTCACAGAATAGTCGCGCGTAAGATTCTGTTATCCGAATTTTATAAACGGTAGTGTCGTAAAATGACGCGCGAAAGTGtggagtaaaaaataaattcccgcgataattaatccgagcgcgttcgcgagtttccagtggaaggatggctcgacacgtcccatctgagaggaggagcaggcccgggacgggcatcctgcatcggcggagcaacttttaggtgagtaataattttttaaataaatctttattaaaaaaaattttgtattttttttttattaactttattaattaatatacatgtctaaattaatatttttcttttttgttacagtcaccggcagaaatcttcaactccgctgaagctgcagattggtgagttgcatggttttttttttgtagttagTTATTTCGTAGTTTTGTAGTtagtcttttaaaaaatagcgcgcgtaTGATTTCTTCTactaatacaaaaaaaagaaatcagtataaaaaaatatccgtaataaattattcgaattTGGAATACTCTCTGTTTATCTATTAACACACACCAGAGCTGCCTTCGCCGTTGGTGGCGCGCTGCTTTTTCAGGGGGTTAAAAAGCGACTCGCTCTTATCACACCCGCCGCGTGTGCGAGGCGAGGCCTTGTTCGATACCATTTCAGGGCCTTCAATAACCTACCCGTGCCGCGAGCGCGATAGGAGCTGTCAGCCCGCACCCACGTCGCGAGGGTGCCGGCTGGATAAGCGCAGGTGTGTCGCGCGAAATCGTCCGGGCATTGATCTCGATGACCTTCGTTGGAGGGATCCGCGCTCGGCGACAATGACGCGCGATTCGAGGACCTGAGAAAGACGCCGGTACTTTCCGCGATCGCGGATAATGGGCCGCGATACTAGAGCACTCGCATACAACCCGGCGTGATTGTCATCGAGGCGGGAACACGATCCGCCGTAATCATTCGTGTTTAATTGGTCGCGCAGTTTGTATCTCCGTACCTCGATCGTGCCTTGACCACCTCAACTCGATCCCGAAGTAGCTCCCGACTCTCTAATGCGAACGCGTCCGATCGCGCGTGCGATACCGCGGCTTATCGCGACGTTTCTATAATCTGGCTCTTCCTTATCGAGGCGTGTATCgggcattaaaattatttgagaaattTGTGGACAGAAGTCCTGTTTCGTACCGCATAAACGCTCGTTTACTCGCACCTCTGTAAGTCAattaatttgtgatttaattatttataaatctgtGGACGgaattataagtaaaaaagaaattattctcAATAAAAGCATTGTTTCGAAAACCTCACTCCTTTTGAAAAGGAGTACTCGCGCTCGGTGAACGTATCAAAAATTCGACCAGGTAATATACGTCGGCTCGAGGCGTTGCAAATTCGTCGCTGGCACCCTCGGGGTCGGCGATCCTCTTCGAGGATACGGCGGGGCGGTCAGATTCCCTCCCACGGGAGCGCCAGTTACAATCGATCCTGACGGTCCTGCCGCGCGCTTCCTCTTCCGATTTCCGAAATGTACGTTGATTTGTCTGCGTCTTGGGAGTAGCGTCTGCCCCGGTAGCGCGGGTGATGAATCAGGCATCGTTCGTCGTCCACGTCGAGGCTTTGCACCCACCCCCGCGTACGACATTAGCCGTGAGACTACTCCATCAAGCGCGCCAGACGATACGGCTCCGTTGGAGGCTCGATTTCTCCCCAGTCCCGTGTCCCACGGGAGGACCGATGGTCATTTCCACCCGTCCGCGTCTCCGGCTCGCTGCAAAAATGACCGCCCTACGTCCTACGTCGTTTCTACAGCGAAGGGCTTCTCGCCCGAAGCccgcgaaagtaattaaccGAGTGTTGAAAACGAAACGGGGATCCTACCGAAGGAAGCACGTCGCGATGAAATCTAGATTTGAATCGTATAAATATGCAGAGGTccaattttattgatttatgcGACGAAAACGAGCGATTGTAACTCGGCTATATTTATCGTCGAAAATTCCTAATTTGCGGAAATCGAGTCACCGACTTGcacgtttgtttttttattaatttttttttatatttttttttttttttgacacgCGGTTTTCAAAGGATCGAAATTGGTCCAAGATCCACGAAGAGAACTGccagaagaaaaagagaacgggGGGTGAGCCTTTGATATCCTCGCGCTGTACGGGCATGTAAATAAGGCGTGGGGCGCGCAGTTTATTTCTTCCCTTCGACGCGCAAACACGAAGCGCTGAAATGCGCTAGGCGAGGCTTGAATCCGCAGATTCCGAGAACGCATATAATTAAGCACGCCGCGTGTACCgagcgcgagagaaacgaTCCTGCAACGCGCAAGATGCGCTTACGCGCGCCTTATACGGACGCGCGCAAATATATATGCCTGGTCCTATGTTCGCCGAGGGGGTGAAATCGCCGCCTGCCAACCCTTAATTGCGCGCTCTCTCTACGTTCCTACGTCTCGCTTTTTACGGTCGTGACGCGAAGTCTTTGTTTCaacttttaacatttataaaataaaactttcacATCCGAATTTCTACTCGCGGTGATCTACAGATTGGATCGCGTTCGCCACAACGCGTGTCCGTCCCTTCCTTGCCCGTCTACTTTATTATCGGGGCTCAAATGAGAATTTATGCAGACATAAACGCTCGTGTCAGCGATGCACCCCGCGTAGGTGGGGAGACACGCCGTTGAGCAGGCATCTATCACGCCGACCTGGTCGCTCTGCCTGCGGCGCGTTGCGAGTCCTTGTCGCGCAGGATCGTTCGGCATTCGAGATACGTCGAACGACCGAAGACACGTTTATTCGCCGGGCGAGGGCTCTTTGAGAACTGcgtccttctttttttaaatacttcttCTCACGCTTAAGAATTAAACGTTTCGCAAAAGGTTCGGGAggttcaattaattattgcaaattttgtgtaataataatttattgagatTGAGAGCGGCGATCTACAGAGTTCTTGCATTTATCTTTCCACCGGCTACGCGAGAACGGCGTGACACCTTCGCCCGTCGCGTCTTTTCGACGATATTATTATCGGGACGTCTTCCGAAAGGTGCGCAGCTGGTACAACGCGCGGTAATAAACGGCCGCGATGATTCTGCCCCGTGTCACCGTACCGAATTTAAAGTAGGCGACTCCGCCGATCCGAATAAAGGGAGCAAGGCGCTCGATACGGCGAAGCGTGGGCTAGATCGTCCACCCTTCGCTGCCCCCCTCAGGCTCGTAAATAAATGAAACCTACGGGAAGGTGCTCGGCGTCGGTGTGTGCATAAATAGGCGCTCTGCGCGAAAAGTGCGCGTGAATCAACGCAAAAGTGCTCGGCCGTTCAATATATTGTACTTAGGAGCGTCGTCCTTCGGCCGAAGGTGCGCGGCTCCCTTTCGTCTGACATGCCGCGTAAGTATTTAGCGAAAACCGGCGCCGAAACGGGGAAAGAGGCCAAGTCTGATAAGACAAAGACTGCGACAGAATGTGGAAATAATGTGATGGAGATGGGTCCTTCCAGAGGACCAGGCGATCGTCCACCGATGATTAACGAGCCACTTCAATTCAGCGCGAGGAACACCGCGGTATTTTTCACCCCTTTTCTGCCGCCCCCTCGTCGACCCCCTTTCTCCCTTGCTCGAACACTCTAAAATTCTCGGCGCGGATCGACCCGCTGGCGTTTACGTAGATTAACGCGGAAGTCTCCATCACCACAAATCATTATTAGCATATTATCGGCGACACTTATCAGGGCGGCTTTCCCTCCGCCCTCGCTCGCGCGTAAGATCCTCGCTCGTAAATCAGAAAAGTGCCTTTTCCTCGGCCCGGCGATATTTCACTCGTTAACAGGTATATAATTACGTCTCGCCGCGTCTCGCGATCGGTCGTTTTTCCGCGCGGCGTGAAAATATACGCGTGCGAAAAGGGTTGCGGGTCGGCGGGGGCGAGAACGAAGAGAAGAGGGTCCTCCGGCTCGCGCGGACGGTAAACAGGCGGCCGTAAACCGGCTTTTTTATCGCCGATCGGTGGCGCATCTTCATGATAAATATTTGCCCAATGGTCGCGCGCGGCGGATTACCGTTACCCCGGGCGTAATTACGTGCTGCGTATTTCACGGGGACGGTGGGCGCTGTTTCGCGCCCATCGAGACGAGCGGCGTCACCGGTTCGAAATAAAGTCCAAGTTTATTATCTTCCATCTGCATTTGGATTGTGATAAAGCGCCAGGATAAAGCGTCGCTTTTACAGTATTTTATGAGCTTGCGAGGCGACGATACATATTCCATCGACAGAGCGACAAAAACAGGATCGTATATAAAACAAGTGATGCGAGAGGGATCGATCCTCGACCCTCTTTCACCCCCGCCCCTGcgggaataattaaaagcgcGACGCTTGATTCGGCGCGTCTCTCGATCACCAAACtcgcttataaaaaaaaataaaataaaagaagaacaaaaaaaaatagggaaaataggaaaaatatatagagagagaacttaatcgatatttatcattaattgcgGCAACGGATCCGCGTGGATTTATCACGCGCCTCGCGGCTGTATTTCATCGACCGGCCGCCGTATATTCCAAGGAGATTTTTCcactctcctttttttttatcagttatCCAGCTCAATATCAGCGCGGACATAAAATGTATCATCACCGCTTGAAACGGAAGGAACGCTACCGCCATCACGCATCCGAAAATTAATCGGCGTGGGCGCAGCCGATAACGAATGGCGTTCCCGTTGAACGGCCAGTATATTTTACTTTGCTCTCCAGTGTCTGTTATTTCGCGCGCATTCTGGCTGTCCGCCCGGCACGATTTACTTCGCCGCCGGTCTCGATCAGGAATTTTCGGGCTGCGCTCATCGCGCCGACAAATACCCGCGgatccattaaaaaattgccACCGCGATCACCCTCCCTGTCGAAGATCTCGATTGCAAATTATCGATCCGTGAttaacgcgattaattaacgtgTTTGTTCGCGACGACGTCGCGGGAACATAATTCTATGCAGTTCTTACGCcccaaaaaaattttctccgaTTTCTTGGATTGATTCTTtgatgtttttataatttaatttaattttttgatatgtttttttagtatttattttatcattgcGCCTGATATTTCGTTATCGATGCAGTGCTGTTAACCAAGTTGCATGTTTCAGGAGTGTCGGTAACTTggacatttttattactttattttcgaaaatatgcttttttttaactacgtttaaaaaaatgttctatCTTTAATGCTCGCTAAATAcaactaataaaattatatttttcatttacatacaggtaaattttttattgaaactaTGAAATATACATTGCAAcgagaatatattataaaaaaggataatttaattttcttccgaTATATTTACAAGTCAACATCCGGAGCTTTGTCTGCCggcatcaaataattttttaaacaaaagagTGCTGGCGGCTTAAGGCTTTCTACACGTAATGTAGACCCGGCTTAAAGGAACAGAAGGAGCAAGATAGACGGGGAGAGGAGGAGAAATCCATCTTTCCGTTCCATTTGCACGCCGCACGCCGCACGATCTATTCGGTCCATTCCACTCCTACATCTCCATAGGCCTATAAGGAAGACTTCAAGCCGGCGGCAGGTGTCGCTAGAGTTCCCCGATGCGCGTCGCTTTCCGCCATCTTTGGGTAGCAAGTGCTTCGTTGTGAAGGCTTCGTTCGTACGTACTATTTCGCAGAGGAGTGTCTGCTCGTCGGGTCGGTCTAGTGCTGTGAAAAGTAAGGGCAGTGCGCGAACGCGGTgacgaacgacgacgacgacgaccacgacgacgacgacgcggaggaggaggaggaggaggctgccgccgccgccgccgctgctgcTCGCCCGTTGCGGGAATCGCGAGCTGTCCGCCGCGGATCGGTGTCGCTGAACGGGATCGCTCGAGGACGCGGAATCACGTGCGTGCAGCACGGGTAAGTGGCCCGGGGTCTCTCATGTCCGCGCCGTCGCCTCCCATGTCCCCCAGGTTCCGCGAGGCGAACAGCCTCGACGCCGCGTGTTTACACTGGGTGTGTCAAAGTGCCTGCCGCCCACGCCGCGGGGAGACGGTCTCTCGGGCCCCGCAACTTCCGGTCGGACGCCACGCACCAAGACAGCGTCCCGGAAGCACCGAGGAGCTTCCaggcgggagagaaaaaaaaagaggacgcgcgcgcgctctgAAGCTGTCCGCGATTCGGAGAGGTGtctctatttaattttctccgaCGAACTTCCGGCCGACTCTCTCCGCCGCGATGGTTTTTCGCAGACGAGGAAGATCGTCCGGGATCCCCTGAGTCGGTCGCTGGCCACGAACATGCGCGCCTGGGTCTCGGATCTGGTTGTTACGGGACCTTTCGGTGCTCCTCATTCCCGTGGCGACTTGTGTCCATtgtctctgtctctctctttctctccgtcgcTTTTTCTCCGCCGGCACTGTGTATGTAACGCGCGgacgcgcacgcacacgcacataCATGGGCGACTGCCTTTCCCTTCGCTACCTGCTGCCCCGCTCTCCGCGTTCCCGGCGGTGAGTGTCAGAAAATGGTGACGCACCGCATTCCCAGAGTTCTCGCGTTATGTCACGCGGTCAACGCGCCTCAGTTTTCCCACCCATTAAACGGCATCGTGGCGCGATTCCCGCATCCCGCGGCTACACCCGACGGGTGCAACGACACGGCGACGCATATTCGATCGCGCGAGCATTCGCGAGCCTGAAGCTGTGCAAGAGTCAGAGgtggggagagagagagagagaaagacagagcgAGGAGAGCCCTTCGATCGCGCCCACATTCCGTACGGGAGTATCTTTACCTGTCGAAGCGGGATGCATTGATTCGTTACGGCATCGCGTATTTTTGCAAGTGTTCATCGGTAGACGGGATCTCCCTTTATCTTCGATCTTTCCGTGCCGCTTCGCACTTTTTTGAAAAGCTATCGGTGCTACTTTCTGTTTGCGCGACCGGAACAAACGAGAGACCATTGAGAGATGTCTACGTGCTAACGAAGATCTTGGTGATTTCTTTCAGGTGCGAGGATAACTTCCTGCCGGAATCATGAGCTATCCAATGTCGACGAATCAATCTAGACCGAGTAAGTCACATTTATCTAATGATATCAGTCTGTTCTTATATTTATGATCATCTGCAGTGGTCTCAAGACGTTATGGCGGTCTTGAAATGAGAACGGACAATGAATCTTTGCTGGATCAGCCAAAGATTTTCTACGAGACTCACGTTTGTTTTGCTTGCAGTGTCTCAAGGGAACTACCAGGCCCCGGGCGACTTGCCCATGGGCTCTGCCAAGGAGCAGACATTGATGTGGCAGCAAAATTCTTACATGAACGACTCAGGTATCCATTCTGGCGCTGTCACACAGGCGCCGTCCTTATCCGGCAAGGAGGATGAGGAAATGGAAGGAGATCAGCTGATGTTTGATCTGGACCAAGGATTTGCACAGGGTTTTACACAAGATCAAGTTGACGGTGAGACTCTACTTTCAATCTTGTAAATTAAACAGCGTCGCAAAATTGGATATTATGTACTATATGTGGCGTGATATTTTTCAGAGATGAATCAGCAGTTGAGTCATACTCGATCGCAGCGCGTACGCGCGGCTATGTTTCCCGAAACGCTGGAAGAAGGTGTAGAGATACCTTCCACGCAATATGACCCCGCACAGCCGACCGCCGTGCAGAGATTAGCCGAGCCGAGCCAAATGCTGAAGCATGCCGTTGTTAACTTGATTAATTATCAGGACGACGCTGATCTTGCTACGCGCGCCATTCCAGAATTAATCAAGCTGTTGAATGACGAGGATCAAGTTGTAGTATCGCAGGCGGCTATGATGGTTCACCAACTGTCTAAGAAAGAGGCCTCTCGCCATGCCATTATGAACAGCTCGCTAATGGTAGCTGCTTTAGTACGCGCTATCTCGAATAGCGACGATTTGGAATCGACCAAGGCCGCAGTCGGTACTCTGCACAATTTATCACATCATCGACAAGGATTACTGGCTATTTTCAAGAGTGGCGGCATTCCCGCGCTTGTAAAACTTTTGAGTTCGCCGGTAGAATCCGTGCTGTTTTATGCAATAACGACACTGCATAACTTATTGCTTCATCAGGACGGTTCTAAGATGGCCGTGCGCCTCGCCGGTGGCTTGCAAAAAATGGTTGCTTTACTGCAACggaataatgtaaaatttctaGCCATCGTTACAGACTGCTTGCAAATCCTAGCATACGGAAATCAGGAGAGCAAGCTAATTATTCTTGCTTCACAAGGCCCGATAGAGCTTGTGCGTATCATGCGCTCTTATGAGTATGAGAAACTGTTGTGGACCACTTCAAGAGTCTTAAAGGGTAAGTTATTCTCTATTTATTGTGACGCtcttttcaaattataataaaattttgcatttattaattgacAATTTTGTTTGCAGTGTTGTCCGTTTGCCCTAGTAATAAACCTGCGATTGTGGAAGCTGGTGGTATGCAGGCACTAGCCATGCATCTTGCAAATCCGAGTCAGAGACTAGTTCAAAATTGTTTGTGGACATTACGTAATCTATCAGACGCTGGCACAAAGGTTGACGGACTTGATAATTTGCTGCAGAGTCTCGTGCTTGTGCTCGGATCAGCAGATGTGAACGTAGTCACGTGCGCTGCTGGTATCTTGTCAAACTTGACCTGCAACAATCAGCGTAACAAAgtattaagataaaaattaatttgctcaTAATTTGCTCTTAGGCGTATATCTAGcttggattttaatttttgaaattttgtttAGGTTGCAGTGTGCAATTTCGGCGGCGTTGACGCTTTGGTACGTACAATTATCAACGCTGGTGATCGAGAGGAAATAACTGAACCAGCGGTGTGCGCTTTACGTCACTTGACGTCACGTCATGGTGAAGCGGAAATGGCGCAAAATTCTGTTCGACTAAACTATGGAATCCAAGTTATAGTCAAACTACTTCATCCACCGTCTCGCTGGCCTTTGGTGAAGGCGGTTATTGGATTAATCCGCAATTTAGCGCTTTGTCCTTCGAATCACATCCCGTTACGCGATCACGGCGCGATACATCATCTTGTAAGACTCTTGATGCGTGCATTCCAGGATACTCAGCGAGTAAGTACAAGTCATTGAATTGAATAAATCGTTTTtgtataataacaattaattatacattttaccTATTGtgtatttatcattaaatgttaatctattattattatgtattattaaaagaaaatgtaaaaattaatattatatctttgcgtatataaaaagttttcctttttttttatttttttgttatttttatttgtagcaACGGTCATCCGTTGCAAGTACTGGAAGTCAACAAACATCAGGTGCATATGCAGATGGAGTACGTATGGAAGAAATAGTGGAAGGTTCCGTAGGTGCTCTTCATATTCTCGCAAGAGAATCCCATAACAGAGCGATAATTCGATCGCAGAACGTCATACCAATTTTCGTACAAGTACGTATCATCATTTTtacgaaagtaaaataataaaagtacataATATCTTCtgtcgaattttttaaattagtattaattattttattttatttttttaattatatgaatatttttcattcgCAGCTATTGTTTAACGAGATCGAAAACATTCAACGCGTGGCAGCCGGTGTACTTTGCGAACTGGCGGCCGACAAAGAAGGCGCTGAGATAATAGAACAAGAGGGTGCCACCGCCCCGCTGACAGAGCTGCTGCATTCCAGAAATGAGGGGGTTGCTACTTATGCAGCGGCAGTATTATTCCGCATGAGCGAGGACAAGCCTCAAGAGTACAAAAAGCGACTCTCCATGGAGTTGACGAATTCTTTATTCCGTGAGGACACAAACCTGTGGAACAATGCCGATTTCAGCATGGCCCCGGATCTTCAGGTATCGTAATAAACAAGTAACAGTAATGCAcgtgattttatttcgtgCCCCGTGGCGAAATAGATTTACTTGCAAACACtatgtaacataaaaagagtTTAGTTTTACGTATAGAGTTTATTAGTTGACTCTTTCCGAGTATTTACCAGGAGTCAGGTTTGTAACGTGacataaatgaaaatatattgtagTATAGAAGTTTGCTCAACGTTTCTAGGTGGTTACATTGTGTTTAGTAAATTGTGCCACGTTATAATACTCTTATTGGCTATAGAGACTTTCCCTTGTTTCTAATTATGAAAACCAGGTATTTATACGTTACAAGATTTTCttcgtgtaaaattaatttcaaacacAGCTGTTTATAAGTCCATATATTACAATGCCATTACCTGTTACTTCAATTTGCACCATTAAGTCATCTGCAATACTCGTTTACGTGCTATAACGTTTAGTTTTCACCATCCACCGATTacgctttaaattttttatatacttccGGTGGCGATTGCGggtttataatattaaagctaattaaaataaacttcatataattttacattgtttAACAAATCATGAACGGGCACTTTTGAAATGTTTGCTTTCACGCAAAAGTGCACTTTGCAATGTGTATTTACATtgtaaactaaaaattttagatttacTTGCTTAAGCTTTggtaacataatttattatgcccgatgtttaattatattttcacgatatttttattttaaggttTATTTAAACATTGAGAGAGCTTTGAGAAAACAATAAGTAATAGTCGGATACAGTCTTAATCTAATTGC includes the following:
- the LOC139108906 gene encoding armadillo segment polarity protein isoform X3, producing MSYPMSTNQSRPMSQGNYQAPGDLPMGSAKEQTLMWQQNSYMNDSGIHSGAVTQAPSLSGKEDEEMEGDQLMFDLDQGFAQGFTQDQVDEMNQQLSHTRSQRVRAAMFPETLEEGVEIPSTQYDPAQPTAVQRLAEPSQMLKHAVVNLINYQDDADLATRAIPELIKLLNDEDQVVVSQAAMMVHQLSKKEASRHAIMNSSLMVAALVRAISNSDDLESTKAAVGTLHNLSHHRQGLLAIFKSGGIPALVKLLSSPVESVLFYAITTLHNLLLHQDGSKMAVRLAGGLQKMVALLQRNNVKFLAIVTDCLQILAYGNQESKLIILASQGPIELVRIMRSYEYEKLLWTTSRVLKVLSVCPSNKPAIVEAGGMQALAMHLANPSQRLVQNCLWTLRNLSDAGTKVDGLDNLLQSLVLVLGSADVNVVTCAAGILSNLTCNNQRNKVAVCNFGGVDALVRTIINAGDREEITEPAVCALRHLTSRHGEAEMAQNSVRLNYGIQVIVKLLHPPSRWPLVKAVIGLIRNLALCPSNHIPLRDHGAIHHLVRLLMRAFQDTQRQRSSVASTGSQQTSGAYADGVRMEEIVEGSVGALHILARESHNRAIIRSQNVIPIFVQLLFNEIENIQRVAAGVLCELAADKEGAEIIEQEGATAPLTELLHSRNEGVATYAAAVLFRMSEDKPQEYKKRLSMELTNSLFREDTNLWNNADFSMAPDLQVMTRYQ
- the LOC139108906 gene encoding armadillo segment polarity protein isoform X2, giving the protein MSYPMSTNQSRPMSQGNYQAPGDLPMGSAKEQTLMWQQNSYMNDSGIHSGAVTQAPSLSGKEDEEMEGDQLMFDLDQGFAQGFTQDQVDEMNQQLSHTRSQRVRAAMFPETLEEGVEIPSTQYDPAQPTAVQRLAEPSQMLKHAVVNLINYQDDADLATRAIPELIKLLNDEDQVVVSQAAMMVHQLSKKEASRHAIMNSSLMVAALVRAISNSDDLESTKAAVGTLHNLSHHRQGLLAIFKSGGIPALVKLLSSPVESVLFYAITTLHNLLLHQDGSKMAVRLAGGLQKMVALLQRNNVKFLAIVTDCLQILAYGNQESKLIILASQGPIELVRIMRSYEYEKLLWTTSRVLKVLSVCPSNKPAIVEAGGMQALAMHLANPSQRLVQNCLWTLRNLSDAGTKVDGLDNLLQSLVLVLGSADVNVVTCAAGILSNLTCNNQRNKVAVCNFGGVDALVRTIINAGDREEITEPAVCALRHLTSRHGEAEMAQNSVRLNYGIQVIVKLLHPPSRWPLVKAVIGLIRNLALCPSNHIPLRDHGAIHHLVRLLMRAFQDTQRQRSSVASTGSQQTSGAYADGVRMEEIVEGSVGALHILARESHNRAIIRSQNVIPIFVQLLFNEIENIQRVAAGVLCELAADKEGAEIIEQEGATAPLTELLHSRNEGVATYAAAVLFRMSEDKPQEYKKRLSMELTNSLFREDTNLWNNADFSMAPDLQDMLGPEQGYDGMYGQGLPSVHSNHGGRGQPQGYDQIPVDSMQGLEIGGGSTYGAMDTMDVTHDGMSFEHLEELPAPPQDNNQVAAWYDTDL
- the LOC139108906 gene encoding armadillo segment polarity protein isoform X1; amino-acid sequence: MSYPMSTNQSRPMSQGNYQAPGDLPMGSAKEQTLMWQQNSYMNDSGIHSGAVTQAPSLSGKEDEEMEGDQLMFDLDQGFAQGFTQDQVDEMNQQLSHTRSQRVRAAMFPETLEEGVEIPSTQYDPAQPTAVQRLAEPSQMLKHAVVNLINYQDDADLATRAIPELIKLLNDEDQVVVSQAAMMVHQLSKKEASRHAIMNSSLMVAALVRAISNSDDLESTKAAVGTLHNLSHHRQGLLAIFKSGGIPALVKLLSSPVESVLFYAITTLHNLLLHQDGSKMAVRLAGGLQKMVALLQRNNVKFLAIVTDCLQILAYGNQESKLIILASQGPIELVRIMRSYEYEKLLWTTSRVLKVLSVCPSNKPAIVEAGGMQALAMHLANPSQRLVQNCLWTLRNLSDAGTKVDGLDNLLQSLVLVLGSADVNVVTCAAGILSNLTCNNQRNKVAVCNFGGVDALVRTIINAGDREEITEPAVCALRHLTSRHGEAEMAQNSVRLNYGIQVIVKLLHPPSRWPLVKAVIGLIRNLALCPSNHIPLRDHGAIHHLVRLLMRAFQDTQRQRSSVASTGSQQTSGAYADGVRMEEIVEGSVGALHILARESHNRAIIRSQNVIPIFVQLLFNEIENIQRVAAGVLCELAADKEGAEIIEQEGATAPLTELLHSRNEGVATYAAAVLFRMSEDKPQEYKKRLSMELTNSLFREDTNLWNNADFSMAPDLQLPNLQDMLGPEQGYDGMYGQGLPSVHSNHGGRGQPQGYDQIPVDSMQGLEIGGGSTYGAMDTMDVTHDGMSFEHLEELPAPPQDNNQVAAWYDTDL